CAATGCTAGTTTCCTTTAGTTTGTTGGTCTTAAAGGCCAGGGATGCAGCAGCTATATTTACATCCTCCAGTTAGCATCCTTGTAGGTCAGCATCACTGCGTGCTTTCAGACCTGTGCATTTAGAAACCTAGTCAGATATGTTTGTCTGTACCGAGGCAGTGGGGAGCACCTTTTCTGTGACCCTCAGTATTTGCTTAGCAAGTTTCTGCTACTCTTGAGCCAACACCCTTAGGTTGCTCCTTCAGGGTGCTGTAGGCAGAGTCTGCCCCAGAAAGAAGTTGCGGTCCTTTGTCCTTCTTGATCTCATCCCCAGAGCCGAAAGGCCTCCACGAAGGGCACTTGCTTTCCCAGCTGATAGTGAACATAGCCTTATCCCACACATTTCTATTCAATCTTAAAGCATAAAAGGATTTATGTCAGTCCAATTAATGCACAACCCTCAACAGACCAGTTCTTAGGATTTCTGCTGCCCTTAGGCAAATCTGCTTCTGGCAAGTGGCTTTAATCTGACTGTTAGTATTGCTTCTGATGGGTAATCAAAGATGGTCTTATGCTAAATAGACCAACCTTGGACTCTTAACTCAGAGGGAGTTGTTGTGTGCCCCTCACTGAGTGGAATTCATTCTTGGTTGCTCTCTGATAAGAATGAGTAGGTTTACAGAGGTGCATCTCTCAGGCTGTCTCTGATGGTGATGACTTCAATCATCCTGAAGGGAAGCCATGGACTCCCTTCACAGCCAGTCCCTGTAGAAGACAGCTGTGGAAAtggctttgtttgtttcatttccaGTGTGATAAAGGGGGCTCGAAGGGAGACATACACAGGAACACTCTGAGTTTCATCCTCTGCTAAATTCTTTGGCTCGGTTCAGGGGTGGGACACTCTGACATGTAAAGTCcttgttaaaagaaaaagaccCCTCCAGGCAGGGATCACAGCATTGATGGGAAAGGCCCATCGGGCTGCATATCCCATGTCTGGCTCCCTCCTGGGTACCTGCCAAAAGGCCAAGTGCACACGCTTTACTCAAATTCGGGGCAGTTTTGCACATGTCTGCTAGTGCGGGGCCAGCTGTCTTCATGTTCTGGGTGACCACATGTACACTGGAGTATATCTCTCACTCTCAGTATTCTCTACCCTGATGGCTTTGCCTTGAGGTCAGGAAATGCTAACTTGCTTGAAATTGTAGCCTGTTCTGTCTTGGGTCCTCAGGCACCCATCACTCCTCTTACGTGCAAGGCAAATGTGGCTGCCGTGACAATGGGATGGCCATACCTCTTTGAAGGACATAGATGATGGATGTTCCATGCAGGGGCGACTAGTTTGGCGAGAGAGGCTGCAATGGGTGGAGTACagagctttctctcttccttgggAGGTTTTGTTCTTTCAGCATCGCACAGAGAGAGTAGGAAGCTGTCCAATCAAGGTCCAGGCTCAGCCTCCCTGTTCTGTGTTCTCATCTGCAAAGAGCAGGGGCAACACCCTTGGTATATGCTGCTTACTGGGTTTAATGAGACGGTCCATGCCAAGCGCTGACACCATTCCACCCATTCGTTTCTCAGCATGTTATTTTGGAAGGGCTGAAACCTCAGGAACATTGAAAAGAAAGGACAATAGATGCCCATTCAGTAGATGCCCACATGCTTGCTTTATTAGTTTCCTCAGGCTGCCATGATAGACTGCCTCAGCCTGCCAGCTTCACAACAGAGGTATTTTCTCACAGTGTCGGCTGCTGGCAGTTCAGGTCGAGGTGTTGTAGGGCTGGTTTCTGGTGAGGCCTCTCCTTCTGGCTTGCAGAAAACATCTTCTCACTATGACCTCATGTGGCCCTCCCCTCTATATATGCACCCCTGCTGTCCCTGTTCCTGTACATAAGGACACCAGCCCTCCTGGATTAGGCACCCACCCCATGATCTCATTTAACTTTCCTTCCTAATCCCCAAATAGTCATACTGGAGCCTAGGGCATCAACACAGATTTGAGGGAACATATAGGTCAGCACATATTTCTGGGGGTTTGTAAGTGGTGTatatgctatgtgtgtgtgtatatgtttgaatGTGCTCGCCATGTGAGCATGAAGGGTAGAGGTTGGTGTTGAGTCTTTTTCTATTGCTTTccactttatttctttaattttaatttattttaaattaaaataagataatcGAAGAAGCATCAGATAATTATATCTTGTcagacacaataaaaacaaagcaaagctgaCACTCCAAATCATTACAAAACTTGTATTTCTGACTCTCTTCCAGACAATGATGTGACTGGAGACAGGACAGGACCCACCTTATTTTGGGGGGACCAGGTCTCTCATTGGACTTGGAACTGCTGTTTTccctagactggctggccagtgaacccccGAGAGCTGCATGATTCTTAGCTGtctgctggggctggggctgcacTACAACACTCAGCtcctgtgtgggttctggagatccaaagtcaggtcctcacacttgcttAGCAAGCAAGCTCCGCACTGAGCCATTGCCCAGCCCCAGTCCTATACGTTTTGATAAGAATACACTCCATCTTTCCACCCTGTGGGTCCTGCATGGGTGAGAATGCATGTGCTGCCTTGTATGGGACATCTCCTACTGGATATGGAGAGTAGAAACCTTCCACTGAATACAATGGGTCTataggtgtgtgcgtgtgtgcatgtagtaGTTAGCAAAGGTTCTATAAGCTTGCTTTGCTATTTGTTCCTTAAAACAATGACTTTTTAGAACTCTAGATAGAActggagggatagctcagcagttaaatgtGCAtgctctcttgcagaggacccgaggtCAGTTCCCtacacccatgtcaggtggctcactaccacctACAACtttagctccagggaatccaacaagcctctgcctctgtgagCACTACACACACGCACTTACCTGCCCATACACGTAACTAAaagtaaaatgattaaaaattcaAAGCTGAAGAAAAACTTTATTTCTGTTAACTTTGCCTTAAGTAACTTCTCTCCATGccagaaaaatatttaatcataCTACATACATAGAATCATagctataaacaaaataaaataaaataaaataaaataaaataaaataaaacaaaacgtaCCCTAGAGAAAGAGTATTGGAAACCCGGAAGTGGGGTGACTAGACTATTGCAAGTAGAAAGCATATAAGGTGTTTTCATAATTCTGTACCAGTCATTACattgtttataaaattaaaatgcatctgggtgtggtgataatacatctgtaatcccagtacttgggagggaaaggcaggaagatcagaaatttaagATCAGTCTTAGATATCGAGTTTCAGCACCCCTggactatatgagaccctgtctcaaaaccataaaaatcaaacaaaagtgCACTTAAATTAATTGAGAATTGAGCAGCATAGCATATTCAAACGTGGCATGCAGCAAATTATATCACATTAACTGGGGGGTTGGTAAGTGGTCACAATGCCCTGATTCTGAGCCAAGTTCTTCTCAGTTCTCTGAGTGTGTCATAGTAGGTGCTTTCTCACACATTGCCTAGGTAAGCACGGTGTGAAGGTATTTCAGCCCTCAGTGGAGAGATTCCATTCAAGTGGTGGGTGATTTGGGGGTTATGCTTCACTGTATCACCAATAAATTATGGAGAACTAACGATATTCAAGAATAGTCCTCACCAGGTGTGCTTgggggcaggaggcaggcagatggatctctctgagtttgaggtcagcctggtctacaaagcaagttccagaacagccaggactacatattgagactctaacaaacaaacagtatAACCTTCAACTTCCAGTCACAGCTTTTCTAACTTATGCCTTTCCCCCAAATACCAAAGGATTCCAGAACTTGTTGACCTTTgtcactgcctgcctgcctgtctgtctgtctgtctattaaaAATCTCCCTGGGAAGTTGAagaaagtgcttgcctggcaagaATGAGGGCTGAGTTAAGTCCCCAGAATGCACATTCAAAACACAACTGGATTGTGGTGTATGcttatacatgcacatgcacacgcacatgcacacgtgcacatgaaAGGGAATTTCctacattaaaaaatgttttcaatgaaTTTCCATATTTCCCTGCTCGCTATTGACCTGCATGAAAAGCCCCACACCCGGACGGTTGAGACTTCCTGTAATGGTTTTCGAAGAAGCAAGGGCATGTATAATGATTACGGAAGGAGCTGCATGGGGTCAGTATGGTTTTGGTGGAGGCGCCTGTTAGCCTTCCGGTGGGGGTCAGATTGGGGCCATTCTGCCTGGATGTGCCTCTATGCGTGGCATCTTGTGAGAACCAATGAAACGATCCATGTTTTCATTGTTGGCAGCACTGGGCTAGGAGGCTCCTGCTCTGCTTCTGAAAGTGTTGCCAGCCTGGACCCGTGCACTGTGTCTCCAGAGGTGGCTGAGCAAGGGGAGCACCCCCAGGAAGCCAGAGGCCCAGAAGGTTCTCCACTGCCCAGATCATCTCTGCCCTGGGAACAGCCGTGCCCCTCAGCCTCCATGCCCTTCACAGAGGGCCCCTCAGAAGGTTGCTTGGCCAGCTCAGAAGCAGAAGCTCCTGAAGACAGCACCCTGACAAATCACCTTAGGATGGAACCCTCCCCCAACATCCCAGGGAACATCTTACCGACATCCACTCCTGAAGTAGATGGCCCCACACAGCACTCAATGGCTGCCAGAACCCCTAGTGCTGAAGGAGACAAAGAGCTGAAGGAAGAGGGACCAAATTCATCCTCCAATCGCACTGGCCAATTGCCAGGAATTTCCCTAGTTCCTCTCCAGGAGCCAAGGACAGAGCTGCTGTCTGGAGAGGGCACTGGGCCTCGTGACTTTGAGTTCCAAAGGAAAGAGGATATGGATGACTGTCCCTCCCCAGAGTCAGCAACCAAAGCCCCTGCTGCCACTCAGCCAGGGATGCAAAACTCAGCTGACCTTGAGTCTCCCCCAAAACTTGAGACTATGGTCCCACAAGATTCAGTCCTAAGATcatcagacagagaaagagatggagtGGAGGTGCTACCTACGTGTTCAGCCAAGAATTTGGAATTTCTCGAAGGCTGCCATCCCTCTAAAAGCAACTCCAGAGCTATCCCTGGATCAGGGACAAGCACTGCCTCCCAGGAAAGCTGCCAGCAGAAAGTGGAAATGCATCTGCCATATGCAGAACTGCCCTCAGGCCCACCAGGTCTTACCACAGCACCAGCAAACAGTGGCTCCTGGAAAGAGACTCTGGACACCAGCGATGCTCAGAGGCAACCACAGACAGGGACATCGGGAACTGAGCTCCAGCAAGTTGTCTGTGTGGCAGCAGCCAGCCAGCTGAATGGGAgcttccttctgagtgctgaggctCCTCTCTTCACTAGAACAGAGGAAACTTCAAGCTCAGCTTCAAGTCCCACTGCACACGCAGCTGCTTGGAATTCGGTTGCCTCAGAAGAATCCACAGAGACTGTTTCTGAGACAAAGATGTCAGTTTCTGCAGATCTGGCTGCCACAGAACAGATGGATACAGGGGTGGCAGAACGGAAGCCAACATCAGATCTTAGAAAAACGCAAGAACAACCAGAAGGTAGCCTCCAGCAGGTTCCTGCACCTTTCTTGCAGGGGCAAAATGATACAGTCCAACAAGGGCTGttgctgccaactttctcccatGGCATTTCAAATGAAAGTTCAGTGGAACCAACTGATGGTCCCAAGGCCCCCAAGAATACTCAAAATAGAGTTGTGGCTAGAGAGGAAAGCAGATCACATGGAGACAACCTTGAGGGacagcaagaagccaccagagCCCTTGCTGGTGCAGAGCCTGGGAACCATGATGAAGAGAAGTCTCAAGCCTTTCACAGCAAGCCCCATCTGGAGACCAAGAAAGGTGAGGTTTCAAAGGCACACAGTAATACAGAGAACAAAATCGTTCCCAGCTCAGACTCAACACAGCCACTTAGACAGGAGGTTGCTGGCCACAGGGATGGGTCCCACTCTGGATCAGCAGAGGTAGTGGGGCAGGTGGTTGCTGAATCCCATGTGACTGACACAGCTACCTCACTGCACAAACTCCATGAGGAGGACCCCATCCTGTCCTCAGCATCAGATGGCACTGGTGAGCACTTTCTTCCCCAAGAAGCCATCTGGGAAAGTTCAAGATCTCAGACCAAAAGCCCAGTCATGCTTCAGGACAGGGGAGGATTGGAAGCAATAGAGTCACTTCCTGCTTTAGAATCTGAGAAAGGAGATTTCCTGCCTGCTACAGCTGCGGAGGAGGTACCCaaagctggggagatggaggATATATTGGAAGTAAAGAAGAGCCACTCACCCTTTCATCCGCCTTTCAGCTGTGATGGGGAAGGCTTGCTGATGTCCCCAGGCCAACCTTGTGGGGTGGAGAAGGTTGAACCTGGACAGGAAGTCCATGCTGATGCGTCATCTCCCCGCAATGGGAAAGACTCAACAATAGGCCATGGACTTGCTGTGCTCAGTCTGGAACAAGACTGTCAGAGAAAACTGTCTTGCCCAGAGGACAGTCTCCCACCATCTCCAAAGAACCGTCTCCAGCCATCTCAACTAGACCCAGAAGCGTCCATCTCTGCTATTCTCTGTGACAAGAACCAACCACCTACAAATGGGCAAAAGGCTTGTCAAAGTGACCCAGGTCTGAAGAAGCAGAGTACAGATCCTTCCTCAATCCTGGTACCTGAGGAAAGGAAGCCTTGGGCAGATGTGAGCTTGTCCACTCAAGGAGGAAACGAGCAGGGGTCAGAGCTTCCCTCCAAAGGCAGCCCATGCAATACTCCAAGTTCATCACCCAAGGATAAAGTTCTGGAAGGAGCACCACCGTCAGAGATGTCAGAACTGTCAACCCCACTGGGACAAGAGTCGCCTGCACTAGGGGGAAATGAGCAAGAGGGCACAGGCAGCAGTAGTCAGCTCTCAGAGATCCCGCCTCCTGCAGCAGCCACCGCTCTTACAGAAAACTTGGGTGGGAAGGATAGTCTCTCTACTGGGCAGGGGCTGAGCAAGTCCCAACAGGAGCTGGATGATGCTTTGCAAATAGGCAGCCTGCGTGAAGAAGCACGTTGTGGGGACTCGGGCCTTTCTGAAGCCGGTGACGTACTGCCTCCGCCTCTGGGCTTGGataagacagagacagcaagtaGAAACAGAGTGGAGGCCCTGCCCTGTCCACCTGACTCAGTAGCTCTCCTGGATACAGCACACTACTCTCCAGACCCAGTGCCTACCAATCCCAGAGTCACACTCACCCAGGATGCCCTAGAGAGCGAGGCCTGTGATGAGGGCCAGAAAGAGTCGGCCCCACAGCTGGAAATGGAGCAGCCGGCCCCCTTGGGTACAGAAGCACAGAGTCCTCTTGGAAGTTTCCAGAAAGCAGAGGAACGAGATGGTAAAGGTGGATCTGCCGAAGTGAACGTCGATGCCAGTGAAGGAGACCCCGGGATGCAGCAGGCTTCAGAGGCACCAGAACCTGCTCTGAGTAGTGGCTTCCTTCAGGCTGACCAGAGCCTCGCCTCCACCCTGAGTGAGCCACGCCAACTTGTGCAGCTTGAGCCCAGCTGCGGGGATGCCTTGCTGCCAGCTGGAGAAACAGACGGGATGCCCAGAAGTTCTGTGGACGTTCTGACACAGCACACTGTTTCAGGCCCACAGAGCCTTCTGCCGGCTGAACCACCTGACACCCCTTACCTGCATATCAATAGTGCTGCCAGGAAGGATGCAGAAGATGGAAGCACGAGAGGAGCCGTTTCCTCTGAGGACCCCGGAGCACCTCATGAAAGTCCTGTAAAGGAGCCTCCACCTGCTTTGGAAAATGACACCCTTGAAAAGACACCTGCTGTCTCCTTCACCACAGTCTTGCAACCAGGAACTGCAGATGGGGACATCTCTGCAGCGGGGGATGGTAATAGTATCGGTATCCCCCAAGCTGGAACCACTGAGGGGCACGTGAGTTTCATGCCCTACCTGGACAGGATGCCTCTCCCGGTCAGAGACGAGCAGATGGCAAGGGAGATGCATGTGGCTGCTGCTCCAGAAGCAAATGCCAGGCCCTCTGAGATCGCAGCATGCCCTGCCAGTGAGGAtgcagcaggagagagagaggggaacagGGAGAGGCCAGTAGAACTTACCCCAGATCTGAGGGTTGTTGCATCAGGTAGCGAGGGTGCAAGCTCCAAGCAGACCAGCATAATAGCGGGGCTTCCTGATTTTAGGGAGCATATCACCAAGATCTTTGAGCAGTCTGTGCTTGGAGCCCTGGCTGCTGACCGGCCCCATAGTAAAAAGTCAGGAGTTCCAAGGAATGTGCTGTTTGAGGGTCCTGATGTCTCACTGAACTCAGAGAAGCTTCTAGATGGGGCACAAGGAGTGGCTGCTGCCCTTCTCCCTGTACCTCCTGCAGGACTCCAGGTTGAGAAGAAGCAAGAGTCAGCTGTTGAGGCTGAGAGTTCTCATCAAGTACCCCAGGATCCAGCATCAGAGAAGATGATGGGTCTGGTGGGGACAGCCTTGGAGGAGAGCAGGCCAGGTGCCAGTGTTGAAGGAGAGAGGACTGGAGAGCCTGTTCAGGGAACTCAGGCTCACTCACAGCAGGCAAGAAGCAGGCAGGAATTAACAGTGGGCCTTCCCTCTTCTGCAGCTGTTCAGGGGCTACCAGCAGAAAGAGCCCCTGACTTCCCTGTGGCTCCCCAGAGCCATGCAGATGTAGATGAGGCTTCTGCTCAAGGTGACAAAAGCCATTCCATAAAAGAGCACCTGGAAACATTGCCCAGCAACGGTCAACAAAGAGAAGATGGTACCTGGGACCCTACTCACACCAAGGGTCTAACTAATCTATCAGGATCCCCCTGTGCCCTGAATGGCTCTTCTCATGGAAGTGTTTTGAATGTGCCTGAACCTATCAGTGAGCCCTTGATCCCTTCCACACTTGAGGGTGACAGACAGATTGAAGCTGCTGTCAGTACTGCAAACATGCAAAATATGCTGGGCAACCAGGATGCCCCCAAAATGCTGGCTGGAGGAGTGTTGACTACTCCCCTGGATCCCAGCAAAATGGCAAGAGCTGctgaggaagcagaaggtgaTGTCACACCAAGCAGGGCTGAGACGTGGGCATGTGCGTCTGGTGACCTCCTTGAAACAGGTACTACAAGGATGCTTCCCGGTGTGGCAGGTAACTCAGCACATCCTGGGAGCTTTCAGGACTCAGGATGTTCTAACAGGGCTCAGGTGATGGAGGAGGATGCAGCCACCCTTCAAGGGGACAGCCAGGTTGAAGACCAGCAAGCCAAGCAACAGCTGGGCCCTCAGCTCCCTACTCCTGTAGGGCATGGGAAGCCGAGTATCTCTTCTCCTCCAGAGCCTGATGAGAGCAAAGATGAAAAGCTGCACCTGGTGGCTCCAGAAGAACTCCTCAGTGACAGGTACATGGGTGCAATGCCTATAGGTTCAGATCCAGTATGATCCCTACTCTCATGCTAAGTGAATCAAACTGACGGGAAATTTTCAGGAGGCCCAGTTTCCTGTATGGGAAGGGTTAAGTGGCCCCATTTACCCTCTCTGGATTGCTAGGATTTTGAAAAGGGGCGCATGTGCGGGCGCGGTGGGGGGGATGGTGTTTGGAGGCATGGGAGCTATTTGGATGACACGTCTTTCCTTGTGCTAATTCATCTGAAACCACTGGAAAAGCGTGAAGCGTTGACTGGCTGTGCGTGATTGGGTGATAGGCTGCAGGCAGTCATGTTTTCTGGAGTTCAGACACAGCTGCTTTCAAATGTGGAATCGTTTTAGGTGCAAGGGCCCTATGTGATTCAAAGCAGCAGCTCCTAGCTCCTGGCTGCCTAaagcttccttctcttcttcctaaaGATATTGGTGTAGTGGCCGTTGAGTCTTTATTGGGGACTGTACTTTTTAACATAGGATTTTGGCTCTCTCCAAGTATCTGATCCTAGCAACCACTTTTTTTCCTTGTCTCAGAAAGAGCCCAGGGCCTGGCCCGGCCACTTTACCTTCAGTTCCTGAGGCATGCGTTCCGAAAGGCTttccagcagaggccagagatctgggaggagtaGAAAGGTCAGTGACACAAAACCCGTGGCA
This Mus musculus strain C57BL/6J chromosome 7, GRCm38.p6 C57BL/6J DNA region includes the following protein-coding sequences:
- the Tacc2 gene encoding transforming acidic coiled-coil-containing protein 2 isoform X13 — encoded protein: MGNENSTSDHQEDAASRNTILWPPSPDPPQRTSSVQSPRSLQPPGKSQSLQKQQGDLPGSCAGSTGLGGSCSASESVASLDPCTVSPEVAEQGEHPQEARGPEGSPLPRSSLPWEQPCPSASMPFTEGPSEGCLASSEAEAPEDSTLTNHLRMEPSPNIPGNILPTSTPEVDGPTQHSMAARTPSAEGDKELKEEGPNSSSNRTGQLPGISLVPLQEPRTELLSGEGTGPRDFEFQRKEDMDDCPSPESATKAPAATQPGMQNSADLESPPKLETMVPQDSVLRSSDRERDGVEVLPTCSAKNLEFLEGCHPSKSNSRAIPGSGTSTASQESCQQKVEMHLPYAELPSGPPGLTTAPANSGSWKETLDTSDAQRQPQTGTSGTELQQVVCVAAASQLNGSFLLSAEAPLFTRTEETSSSASSPTAHAAAWNSVASEESTETVSETKMSVSADLAATEQMDTGVAERKPTSDLRKTQEQPEGSLQQVPAPFLQGQNDTVQQGLLLPTFSHGISNESSVEPTDGPKAPKNTQNRVVAREESRSHGDNLEGQQEATRALAGAEPGNHDEEKSQAFHSKPHLETKKGEVSKAHSNTENKIVPSSDSTQPLRQEVAGHRDGSHSGSAEVVGQVVAESHVTDTATSLHKLHEEDPILSSASDGTGEHFLPQEAIWESSRSQTKSPVMLQDRGGLEAIESLPALESEKGDFLPATAAEEVPKAGEMEDILEVKKSHSPFHPPFSCDGEGLLMSPGQPCGVEKVEPGQEVHADASSPRNGKDSTIGHGLAVLSLEQDCQRKLSCPEDSLPPSPKNRLQPSQLDPEASISAILCDKNQPPTNGQKACQSDPGLKKQSTDPSSILVPEERKPWADVSLSTQGGNEQGSELPSKGSPCNTPSSSPKDKVLEGAPPSEMSELSTPLGQESPALGGNEQEGTGSSSQLSEIPPPAAATALTENLGGKDSLSTGQGLSKSQQELDDALQIGSLREEARCGDSGLSEAGDVLPPPLGLDKTETASRNRVEALPCPPDSVALLDTAHYSPDPVPTNPRVTLTQDALESEACDEGQKESAPQLEMEQPAPLGTEAQSPLGSFQKAEERDGKGGSAEVNVDASEGDPGMQQASEAPEPALSSGFLQADQSLASTLSEPRQLVQLEPSCGDALLPAGETDGMPRSSVDVLTQHTVSGPQSLLPAEPPDTPYLHINSAARKDAEDGSTRGAVSSEDPGAPHESPVKEPPPALENDTLEKTPAVSFTTVLQPGTADGDISAAGDGNSIGIPQAGTTEGHVSFMPYLDRMPLPVRDEQMAREMHVAAAPEANARPSEIAACPASEDAAGEREGNRERPVELTPDLRVVASGSEGASSKQTSIIAGLPDFREHITKIFEQSVLGALAADRPHSKKSGVPRNVLFEGPDVSLNSEKLLDGAQGVAAALLPVPPAGLQVEKKQESAVEAESSHQVPQDPASEKMMGLVGTALEESRPGASVEGERTGEPVQGTQAHSQQARSRQELTVGLPSSAAVQGLPAERAPDFPVAPQSHADVDEASAQGDKSHSIKEHLETLPSNGQQREDGTWDPTHTKGLTNLSGSPCALNGSSHGSVLNVPEPISEPLIPSTLEGDRQIEAAVSTANMQNMLGNQDAPKMLAGGVLTTPLDPSKMARAAEEAEGDVTPSRAETWACASGDLLETGTTRMLPGVAGNSAHPGSFQDSGCSNRAQVMEEDAATLQGDSQVEDQQAKQQLGPQLPTPVGHGKPSISSPPEPDESKDEKLHLVAPEELLSDSIPGTDDVIQPAAPVDPGHPPLADSSHHGDAVSSVSTHLTVQSASPSAARASPAPLAPEHTASAPSAAGPGVEVTPTASPQHLAKNEPRSSDSEEAFETPESTTPVKAPPAPPPPPPEVTPEPEVIDPPAPEEPGCISEPPVVVPDGPRSSESVEGSPFRPSHSSSAVFDEDKPIASSGTYNLDFDSIELVDNFQSLEPCSADSKGQECKVSTRRKSTESVPPSKSTLSRSLSLQASDFDGASCPGSPEAGTLTTDACGTGSNSASSTLKRTKKTRPPSLKKKQATKKPTETPPVKETQQEPGEESPVPSEEHLAPETKTESATPEGAGCTLSDDTPLESPAVPTATCPLTLESAEDVSPLVSGGGRVQNSPPVGRKSVPLTTASEAVEVTLSDSGGQEDLPAKGLSVRLEFDYSEDKGSWESQQENAPPTKKIGKKPVAKMPLRRPKMKKTPEKLDNTPASPPRSPTEPSDTPIAKGTYTFDIDKWDDPNFNPFSSTSKMQESPKLSQQSYNFDPDACEESLDPFKASSKTPSSPSKSPASFEIPASTTEADGDGLNKPAKKKKTPLKTDTFRVKKSPKRSPLSDPPSQDPTPAATPEAPSAISTVVHATDEEKLAVTSQKWTCMTVDLDADKQDFPQPSDLSNFVNETKFNSPSEELDYRNSYEIEYMEKLGSSLPQDDDTPKKQALYLMFDTPQESPVKSPPVRMSDSPTPCSGSSFEDTEALVNAATKLQHPVARGLPSSQEPLLQVPEKPSQKELEAMALGTPAEAIEITAPEGAFASADTLLSRLAHPASLCGALGYLEPDLAEKNPPVFAQKLQEELEFAVMRIEALKLARQIALASRSRQDTKREAAHPPDVSISKTALYSRIGSTEVEKPPGLLFQQPDLDSALQVARAEVIAKEREVSEWRDKYEESRREVVEMRKIVAEYEKTIAQMIEDEQREKSISHQTVQQLVLEKEQALADLNSVEKSLADLFRRYEKMKEVLEGFRKNEEVLKKCAQEYLSRVKKEEQRYQALKVHAEEKLDRANAEIAQVRGKAQQEQAAYQASLRKEQLRVDALERTLEQKNKEIEELTKICDELIAKMGKS